From a region of the Lentibacillus cibarius genome:
- a CDS encoding YvrJ family protein encodes MQCHDWVMKRLGKGGGMGISVQRESMMSTDLSAWTSLLEMWVPIFIAAYLLLRFEKKINNLSDTLDELKELIRNHRK; translated from the coding sequence ATGCAATGTCATGACTGGGTAATGAAACGGCTCGGAAAAGGTGGCGGCATGGGAATTTCCGTCCAAAGAGAATCAATGATGTCGACTGACTTATCGGCTTGGACGTCCTTATTGGAAATGTGGGTTCCTATTTTTATTGCAGCTTACTTGTTGCTGCGTTTTGAAAAGAAGATCAATAACTTATCCGATACGCTGGACGAACTGAAAGAACTGATTCGAAACCATAGGAAATGA